A window of Nicotiana tabacum cultivar K326 chromosome 24, ASM71507v2, whole genome shotgun sequence contains these coding sequences:
- the LOC142178128 gene encoding uncharacterized protein LOC142178128 gives MYNKTHPNRTGLREKFIVGVAGFIAKAKSLNDFLIEGTIRCPCVKCKCVKLLKPDVVELHLYKNGFIENYFVWTVHGENHDIHNSFGGEGSPRIENNFENSRFNEMMRDAFEIFPGAQSEPNDEAKCFYEQLEEASHPLYEGSMHSKLSVAVRLLTIKCDSSISQAVMDSIIGLMNELNPNKIDLPKYFYTGKKLVSKLGLSSERIDCCDKGCMLFYKDDATLENFKFCNQPRYKEVTNANKKKVSVKAMHYLPLIPRLKRLYASMSSAPHMRWHYEHRRSTSVLCHPSDGEAWKHFDRVFPDFASEPRNIRLGLCADGFTLFAVSAAPYSCWPVFVTLYNLPPKFCITSPYLFLTCIIPGPRNIKTLIDVYMQPLIDELKLLWHQGVETYDISTKQNFRLRAALMWTINNFSAYGMLSGWSTTGKLACPTCMEDTKAFTLKHGGKNT, from the coding sequence ATGTATAATAAGACTCATCCTAATCGTACGGGATTGAGGGAGAAATTTATAGTAGGAGTTGCGGGATTTATTGCTAAGGCAAAATCGCTAAATGATTTTCTTATTGAAGGGACAATTAGGTGCCCATGTGTTAAATGTAAGTGTGTCAAGTTATTGAAACCAGATGTAGTTGAACTTCATCTTTACAAGAATGGATTTATAGAGAATTATTTTGTGTGGACTGTTCATGGAGAGAATCATGATATTCATAATTCTTTTGGTGGTGAGGGTAGTCCTAGAATAGAGAATAATTTTgaaaattctcgattcaatgaAATGATGAGAGATGCTTTTGAGATATTCCCAGGGGCTCAATCCGAACCAAATGATGAGGCTAAGTGCTTTTATGAACAACTAGAGGAAGCTAGTCATCCATTGTATGAAGGCTCAATGCATTCCAaattgtctgttgcagttagactACTAACTATCAAATGTGATAGTTCTATTTCTCAAGCGGTCATGGATTCTATCATTGGGCTTATGAATGAACTAAATCCAAATAAAATTGACTTACCCAAATATTTCTATACTGGAAAGAAATTGGTGTCAAAGTTAGGACTTTCATCAGAGAGGATTGACTGTTGTGACAAAGGATGCATGTTATTTTATAAGGATGATGCAACGTtagaaaattttaagttttgtaaCCAACCTCGTTATAAGGAAGTTACAAATGCTAATAAGAAGAAGGTTTCGGTGAAGGCGATGCATTACTTACCCCTTATACCAAGGTTAAAGAGGTTGTATGCATCAATGAGCtccgctcctcatatgagatggcactatgAACATAGAAGGTCAACCAGTGTTCTATGTCACCCGTCAGATGGAGAAGCATGGAAGCATTTTGATAGGGTGTTCCCGGACTTTGCAAGTGAACCAAGAAATATTAGGTTGGGATTATGTGCTGATGGATTCACTCTATTTGCAGTCTCTGCcgcaccatattcatgttggccagTGTTTGTTACGCTGTATAATCTTCCTCCAAAGTTTTGTATAACAAGTCCATATTTGTTCCTAACTTGCATTATTCCAGGTCCACGCAATATAAAAACTTTGATTGATGTATACATGCAACCGTTGATTGATGAGTTAAAGTTATTGTGGCATCAAGGTGTGGAAACCTATGATATATCAACTAAACAGAACTTCAGATTGCGTGCTGCTTTAATGTGGACTATAAATAATTTTTCTGCTTATGGAATGCTATCCGGGTGGTCAACTACTGGAAAGTTAGCTTGCCCGACTTGTATGGAAGACACAAAAGCGTTCACTTTAAAACATGGAGGTAAGAACACATGA